A region of Flocculibacter collagenilyticus DNA encodes the following proteins:
- a CDS encoding polysaccharide biosynthesis/export family protein → MLRQLFGYILFCIFSAQTLASLNIQPNASAETKESIQDSSVNKFYGSWLFNGGFKQASFAAVNPNYKIAQGDKLLVQVWGGFKYQSEVVVDPQGNIIIPEVGPIKLQGVTNTELNKVFLKSINRVYKKNVESYITLLSTQKVKVFLSGLVKQPGLYEGQSGDSILRFIDQAGGVRTDIGSLRQIAVKRHNKTIQAIDLYDFIQKGEMPYLQLQDGDVIFVGVRQGTVAIEGEVGFEGSYEVKQSNTLLKPILQSVAPKQSATHVTIISSSDIADSKEINVKQFSINELDGVTVAPDSLIKVTSQMRQSQLSIELIGEHHSSTELVMPVGSRLIDVINQVEFTPLSNRQAIQLFRPSVAVRQKEMLNSSLNALEQSVLTARSETNEAAQLRKNEAETILMWIEKARKVETKGQVLLTDNADLSSIYLQQGDRIVIPAKRNLVMVHGEVLFPTAVAYQNNMDASEFINHAGEASGDIDDMNILLMKQNGALININEQLNNEMLIEAGDEIFVLAKPDEKSFQLTKDISQVIYQIAASAAVILAL, encoded by the coding sequence ATGTTAAGACAACTTTTTGGTTATATTTTATTTTGTATTTTTAGTGCGCAAACGCTTGCGAGCTTAAATATTCAGCCCAATGCTAGCGCTGAAACGAAAGAGTCAATACAGGACTCTTCCGTTAATAAATTTTATGGTAGCTGGTTATTTAATGGGGGCTTCAAACAAGCATCTTTTGCAGCAGTAAACCCGAACTATAAAATAGCTCAAGGTGATAAATTGTTAGTTCAAGTGTGGGGAGGCTTTAAATATCAATCTGAAGTAGTGGTAGACCCGCAAGGTAATATTATTATTCCTGAAGTTGGCCCAATAAAGCTGCAAGGTGTGACCAATACTGAACTAAACAAAGTATTTCTGAAAAGCATTAATCGTGTTTATAAAAAGAATGTTGAGAGTTACATCACGTTATTATCAACTCAAAAAGTTAAAGTGTTTCTTTCTGGTTTAGTTAAGCAGCCAGGCCTTTATGAAGGGCAAAGTGGCGACAGTATCTTAAGGTTTATTGACCAAGCTGGCGGCGTACGTACCGATATTGGTAGTCTACGCCAAATAGCAGTGAAGAGACATAATAAAACAATTCAAGCTATCGATCTGTATGATTTTATACAGAAAGGTGAAATGCCCTACCTACAACTGCAAGACGGTGACGTTATTTTTGTTGGGGTAAGACAAGGCACCGTGGCTATTGAAGGGGAAGTTGGTTTTGAAGGGAGCTATGAAGTAAAGCAATCGAATACACTTCTGAAGCCTATTTTACAATCAGTTGCACCTAAACAGTCTGCAACTCATGTCACGATTATTTCATCAAGTGACATAGCCGATAGTAAAGAAATAAATGTAAAGCAATTTAGCATTAACGAATTAGATGGCGTAACAGTAGCGCCAGATTCTTTAATTAAAGTAACCTCTCAGATGCGCCAATCTCAGCTATCAATCGAGTTAATTGGAGAACATCACTCTTCAACAGAACTAGTGATGCCTGTTGGTTCTAGGTTAATCGATGTAATTAATCAAGTTGAATTTACTCCGTTATCAAACCGTCAAGCAATCCAACTGTTTAGGCCCTCTGTTGCTGTTCGTCAAAAAGAAATGCTTAACTCGTCATTAAATGCTCTTGAACAAAGTGTGCTAACTGCTCGCAGTGAAACAAATGAAGCTGCGCAACTTCGTAAAAATGAAGCTGAAACAATTCTTATGTGGATTGAAAAAGCGCGTAAAGTTGAAACAAAAGGGCAGGTGCTATTAACCGATAACGCAGACTTATCAAGCATTTATCTTCAACAGGGAGACCGAATTGTTATACCTGCAAAACGAAACCTAGTAATGGTGCACGGTGAAGTGCTATTTCCAACAGCTGTAGCTTATCAGAATAATATGGATGCATCAGAGTTCATTAATCATGCAGGTGAAGCTTCTGGAGATATTGATGATATGAATATCTTACTTATGAAGCAAAATGGTGCACTTATAAACATTAATGAGCAA
- a CDS encoding lipopolysaccharide biosynthesis protein yields MLDINKPKLKRKLNKLKRDPARFVFDSKAYLNARRSAYYTWAKLGSFAIVVLAAILVIIYYLGVASPRYVSVSQFVVKQGNSTDVPVFGLASLGSASPSTRDALIVKEYIQSRDMALQLDKALALKRHYEDTKYDIISRLERDSSTEAYLDFYKKHINIKYDEMSEIISVEVQTFNAEYSLHVAETILKISEQFINKLGQNMVEDQLRFAQEEVQRAYQEFKKTQADVVKFQDENNIFSPEQHSSALVGAINELESKIIAAETELKSLMAYMQSDSSAVKSKNIELNSLNKQLEIQKARLTSHDQSSLNKIHVDYQDLTLNAKLASDLYQTSLVSLEKIRTEAFRKLKHFLIIENPALAEEDKYPRRLYNIITFLTLLLAVYGIARFAHAVIKEHS; encoded by the coding sequence ATGTTAGACATTAATAAACCGAAATTAAAACGGAAATTAAATAAATTAAAGCGTGATCCTGCAAGGTTTGTTTTTGACTCAAAAGCTTATCTAAATGCGCGTCGTTCAGCTTATTACACATGGGCTAAACTTGGCTCGTTTGCGATAGTGGTCTTAGCTGCGATTTTAGTGATTATATATTATTTAGGAGTGGCATCACCTAGATATGTCAGTGTATCCCAATTTGTTGTTAAGCAAGGAAATTCTACTGATGTACCTGTGTTTGGACTTGCTTCACTTGGTAGTGCTTCGCCTTCAACGCGTGATGCATTAATCGTGAAAGAGTATATTCAATCTCGTGATATGGCACTTCAGCTAGATAAAGCACTGGCATTGAAGCGTCATTATGAAGATACTAAATACGATATAATTAGCCGCTTAGAACGCGATAGTTCTACAGAAGCATATTTAGATTTCTATAAAAAGCATATCAACATTAAATATGATGAAATGTCTGAAATCATCTCGGTTGAAGTTCAAACGTTTAATGCAGAGTACTCGTTACACGTGGCTGAAACGATTTTAAAAATCAGTGAGCAATTTATTAATAAGCTTGGGCAAAATATGGTCGAGGATCAGCTAAGGTTTGCTCAAGAAGAAGTACAGCGTGCTTATCAAGAATTTAAAAAGACACAGGCTGATGTTGTTAAATTTCAAGATGAAAATAATATTTTTAGCCCCGAACAACATAGCTCAGCGCTGGTTGGTGCTATTAATGAATTAGAATCAAAAATAATTGCGGCAGAAACTGAGCTTAAATCTTTAATGGCTTACATGCAGTCAGATTCATCAGCCGTTAAGTCAAAAAATATAGAGCTAAACTCATTAAATAAACAACTGGAAATACAAAAAGCACGACTGACTAGCCATGATCAGTCTTCATTAAATAAAATTCATGTTGATTATCAAGATTTAACACTAAACGCAAAGTTAGCTTCTGATTTATACCAAACTTCTCTTGTGAGTTTAGAGAAAATTAGAACGGAAGCATTCAGAAAACTAAAGCACTTTTTGATAATTGAGAATCCTGCTTTAGCCGAAGAAGACAAATACCCACGTCGACTTTACAACATTATTACGTTTTTGACCCTATTACTTGCTGTTTATGGAATAGCTCGTTTTGCTCATGCTGTTATTAAGGAGCACAGCTAA
- a CDS encoding ABC transporter ATP-binding protein: MIQLKNLSKYYRTKQGRHYVLKDINLTIPTNVSIGVLGPNGAGKSTLIRMLGGADIPNKGSISSNKNISWPLGLQGGLQGSMTARENVRFVARIHGYANTGPIEQKVSDFAEIGKFFDEPVKHFSSGMRSRVAFGLTMAFDSDFDVLLIDELTAVGDANFKQKCEDLLIEKYKKTKVIMVNHSLTELRKHCEAGLLIKDQDLLFFSELETAIEEYESYYVRH; the protein is encoded by the coding sequence ATGATTCAGCTTAAAAATTTAAGTAAGTATTATCGTACCAAGCAAGGCCGACATTACGTTTTAAAAGATATTAACCTTACTATCCCAACAAATGTAAGCATAGGTGTTTTAGGTCCAAATGGTGCGGGTAAGTCGACACTAATCCGAATGTTGGGTGGGGCTGATATCCCTAATAAGGGCAGTATTTCTTCTAACAAGAACATCTCTTGGCCACTTGGTTTACAAGGTGGTTTACAAGGCTCTATGACTGCAAGAGAAAATGTAAGGTTTGTGGCGCGAATACACGGTTACGCTAATACGGGACCGATCGAGCAAAAAGTCAGTGACTTTGCCGAAATTGGTAAGTTTTTTGATGAACCAGTTAAACACTTTTCAAGTGGGATGCGTTCACGAGTTGCTTTTGGCTTAACAATGGCCTTTGACTCTGATTTTGATGTGTTATTAATTGACGAGCTAACTGCAGTAGGTGACGCAAATTTCAAACAGAAATGTGAAGACTTATTAATAGAAAAGTATAAAAAAACAAAAGTCATTATGGTTAACCATAGTTTGACTGAACTTCGAAAACACTGTGAAGCTGGCTTGTTGATTAAAGACCAAGATTTACTTTTTTTCAGTGAACTTGAAACTGCTATTGAAGAATATGAAAGCTATTATGTTAGACATTAA
- a CDS encoding ABC transporter permease produces the protein MSLVVRRSPFKIMCDSIHALLFREMKTRFGPGNFGYLWALAEPIAQVAVFAVIFTLIGRTSIADVPIALFLITGILPYSFFAKALPQLSAALDANKALLAYRQVTAIDPVLARLLIETVTFILVYIIITLAMAWLGFSVIPDDPFLLIVASGLLVCLTLGLGLIVSTIASYLASTSKILSMLMKPMFFISGIFYSATMVPESYWYLFSWNPIFHVLELSRDAYFASYETPVGSFGYLAMLSLCVLSAGLALFHLNRARFITS, from the coding sequence ATGTCGCTAGTGGTACGCAGGTCGCCATTTAAAATAATGTGCGACTCTATACATGCTTTGCTGTTTCGTGAGATGAAGACTCGCTTTGGTCCAGGTAATTTTGGTTACTTATGGGCTTTGGCTGAGCCCATTGCGCAAGTAGCAGTGTTTGCAGTGATATTTACACTAATTGGCAGAACATCTATTGCAGATGTGCCAATTGCACTATTCCTAATTACGGGAATTTTGCCATATAGTTTTTTTGCAAAAGCGCTACCACAATTATCGGCTGCATTAGATGCGAACAAAGCATTATTAGCATATCGTCAGGTTACTGCAATAGATCCTGTTCTCGCGAGATTATTAATAGAAACAGTCACGTTTATTTTGGTGTATATCATTATTACTCTAGCAATGGCTTGGTTAGGGTTTTCTGTCATTCCTGATGATCCATTCCTACTGATTGTAGCTAGTGGTTTATTAGTTTGCTTAACACTAGGGCTGGGACTAATTGTTTCGACTATAGCGAGCTATTTAGCTTCAACATCAAAAATCCTCTCAATGCTGATGAAGCCGATGTTTTTTATTTCTGGCATCTTTTATAGCGCTACTATGGTACCGGAGTCATATTGGTATTTATTTAGTTGGAATCCGATTTTTCATGTTTTGGAGTTAAGTAGAGATGCATACTTCGCGAGTTACGAGACACCTGTAGGAAGTTTCGGATATTTAGCGATGCTTTCATTATGTGTCTTAAGTGCCGGTTTAGCATTGTTTCATTTGAATCGAGCGAGATTTATTACTTCATGA